The following DNA comes from Teredinibacter haidensis.
TATTCATATCTTGCCGATAAGAAAAGGTAGAGCGCCATTCTCCCGCTGCTTTGGGAAAAGTGCCTCGTGGCACTTACACAGAAGCTGTTTACCTCTGGTGATTTTCTGCCGAAAAAATGCAGGTATGAACCTCTGAAATTAGGCTAGAGTGGGATATAACTCTCAGAATAAGAGGGCTGTAGTACTATTTTCTTAGTAAAAACCCCAATAACATATTGTTTTTAATGAAAAATCGCCCCCGGTTTATGAGTTGCTAGGTTAAACTATGGGAGTTTAATGAGATCAAGAGACAACTACACTAGATGTCAGTCCAAATAATGATACGTTTACTAACAGCATTCTGCTGCCTCTCCTTGGGCCTTTTCAGCCCCTATTCCGCATCTGAAGCGCTAGAAAAACACACCTTAAAAGGTGCTGTAGCGCAAGCTGCTATCAGCAATCCTGGTGTTCAGGCGGCATGGAATGCGTTTGAAGCGGCTAACCAGGGCGTTAGAGCATCGCGAGGGCGGTATCTGCCAAAGCTGGATTTGACGCTAGAGCATGGAAAAGAGAGAACAGAAGACCCCCAGCAGATAGAAGAGTCTTATGACACCAAGATCTATCAGCTTGTTATGACGCAAATGCTGTTTGATGGCTTTGCGACTAAACAGGATGTCGCCAAGCAAAATTTTATCAAGCTTGCGCGTTACTACGAGTTCAGGCAGGTTGCCGAGGAAACCGCACTGGAAACGGCCCAGGCTTACTTGGATGTTTTACGTTATCGGGAGCTGGTTGATCTTTCCAGAGAAAACTATTTCCAGCATGTCCGTTACCACAAGGATATTGAAGACCGGGCGAACTCGGGGATTGGACGTGGGGTGGATCTAGAGCAGGCTAAAGCACGATTGGCTCTCGCCGAATCCAATGTACTGACTGAGACCACTAATCTTTACGATGTTTCTGCGCGCTATCAGAGGTTGGTTGGCACCTTCCCTGGTATGTTAATGGAGCAGCCTGAATTACCTGAAACAACGATTCCGTCACAACGCAAAGATGCCCTAACACGAGCGTTTAATTCCAACCCCCAGTTGAATGCATCGATTGAAAACATTCGTGCTGCCCGGGCAGACTTAAAGGGAAAAGCGGCCCCTATGATGCCTCGTTTGGATCTTAGGTTGCGAAAGCAGATTGACGAAAATACCCGTGGCTTTCCTGGTGAATACGATGAAGAAGCCATTGAACTCGTGCTCTCATACAACCTGTACAACGGTGGAAGCGATAAAGCCAGGCGTAAGCAATCCAGATATTTAATGTATGAAGCGGTGGACACGCGAAACAGAGTTTGCCGCGAGGTAAGACAAACCGTCGCTATTGCACACAACGATATTTACAGTAAAGAAACCCTTATTGGGTATTTGAAAAAAAATGTTGATGCAATAGCGCGTGCGCGTCTGGCCTACAAAAACCAATTTGATATTGGTCAGCGAACGCTCTTGGATTTACTCGATACCGAAAATGAATTTTTTGAGGTAAATCGCACGTTAGTGAATGAACGGTATGCCTTAGTGTTGGCGAAAGTACGCACCATGGTAGGAATGGGTACTTTTCTCTATGCGTTGAAGGTTGACAGTTTGGATAAAGAAGTTTTTGACGATTTGGATTTGAGCCAGGAAGAGTCATTAAAGGCCCGGTGCCCAGCAGAATCGCCGGTAATGCAAAGTATTGATTTTGATAAAAACAAAATTCTGGGTGATCGAAACTTTCAGTCAATACCGCTGGCCCAGAGGGAAGTGATGCGACTGGATATTAAATTCAACCATCAATCTGCAGGCTTAGGTCTAGTCAACGGGCCGGAAATTGAACGCGCGGCCTCTTTTCTATGTGAGAATCCAAATATCCGTGGCGTGGTTGAGGGGCACACCAATTCACTTGGATCGGATGATTACAATTTGGAGCTGTCACAGGCTCGTGCAAATTCAGTACGAGCCGCGTTAATTCAGCAGTGCAGTAGCGCGAAAGGTCGGCTTTCTGCTGTTGGTTTTGGTGAAATTCGCCCGATTGCTCGTAACGATTCAGAGCTTGGCCGCGCAACCAATCGGCGTGTGGAGTTGGTGTTAGAGAGTGGAAAAGGTAGTTATACGATCCAGGATGGCCATTCTGAACCCAATTCCTCTAAAAACTGATTGCGGGGGGAGGAATGCGTGAGTAAAGTCGATTCACTCCTCGATTGCTTATTGATTCTTGGAGCAATTCACGGGCAAGTTACTACTCGCGAATCGTTGACGGCGGGGCTGCCGCTTAAAAATGCTCGCCTCGAACCCGAGCTGTTTTCGCGCGCGGCTAATCGCATTGGTCTGACGACCAAAATCCATAAAAAAACGCTTAGTCACATTAATCCATCGTTACTTCCGGCCGTTTTGTTACTGCGAGATAATCAGGCTTGCCTGCTGTTGCGTTTTTCTGAACAAAAAGGCGCCACGGTTATTTTTCCGGAGCTGGGTGATGCGGCGGTTGATATAAGCGCTGAGGAGCTTGAAGACCAGTATTTAGGACGTGTTATTTTTGCTCGTCCGAGATTTCGTTTCGATCAACGCAGCCCGGAACTAAAAAATAATCATACACAACAGCATTGGTTCTGGAGTAGCTTTCGAGCGAGCTTTAGTCTCTACCGTGATGTTTTGATCGCTGCGTTTTTTATTAATTTAATGGCCATCGCGTTACCCTTGTTCACGATGAATGTGTACGATCGCGTAATACCCAACAGCGCTGTTGAAACACTGTGGGTGTTGGCCATTGGGGTTGCGATTGTTGTGATTGCCGATGCAATATTGCGTACTATTCGTGGGTATTATCTGGATCTTGCCAGCAAGCGTATTGATATTCGCCTGTCGGCGGAAATCATGGAGCGGGTATTAGGCTTACGCATGGAGTCGCGTCCGGTATCTGCGGGATCTTTTGCGGCAAATTTGCGCTCGTTTGAAACCATACGCGATTTTATCACCTCAGCGACTATTACGGCGGTTATCGATTTACCCTTCACTCTTATATTTTTAATTCTGATATTTTGGATTGCAGGGCCAATGGCGTTACCGGCCTTGATTGGCATGACAGTTATTGTACTTTTTGCGCTCACTACACAGGCCAAGATGGAAGAGCTTACCGAGACAACCTATCGGGCGAGTGCTCTACGCAATGCAACGCTTATTGAAAGT
Coding sequences within:
- a CDS encoding TolC family outer membrane protein yields the protein MSVQIMIRLLTAFCCLSLGLFSPYSASEALEKHTLKGAVAQAAISNPGVQAAWNAFEAANQGVRASRGRYLPKLDLTLEHGKERTEDPQQIEESYDTKIYQLVMTQMLFDGFATKQDVAKQNFIKLARYYEFRQVAEETALETAQAYLDVLRYRELVDLSRENYFQHVRYHKDIEDRANSGIGRGVDLEQAKARLALAESNVLTETTNLYDVSARYQRLVGTFPGMLMEQPELPETTIPSQRKDALTRAFNSNPQLNASIENIRAARADLKGKAAPMMPRLDLRLRKQIDENTRGFPGEYDEEAIELVLSYNLYNGGSDKARRKQSRYLMYEAVDTRNRVCREVRQTVAIAHNDIYSKETLIGYLKKNVDAIARARLAYKNQFDIGQRTLLDLLDTENEFFEVNRTLVNERYALVLAKVRTMVGMGTFLYALKVDSLDKEVFDDLDLSQEESLKARCPAESPVMQSIDFDKNKILGDRNFQSIPLAQREVMRLDIKFNHQSAGLGLVNGPEIERAASFLCENPNIRGVVEGHTNSLGSDDYNLELSQARANSVRAALIQQCSSAKGRLSAVGFGEIRPIARNDSELGRATNRRVELVLESGKGSYTIQDGHSEPNSSKN